A genomic region of Procambarus clarkii isolate CNS0578487 chromosome 30, FALCON_Pclarkii_2.0, whole genome shotgun sequence contains the following coding sequences:
- the LOC123765614 gene encoding glutamine--tRNA ligase isoform X2, translating into MAHSDQRSSPTSDPRLHTTVITTLPCGTDGDEFIGDKDAGSISTQTHSKDYLSGEATSQVLPHAESGEHASGEDAHHTPPCTNDNQRVNNEETDPILQCNDRGEHMTDTYHSHPSTGGDEHGCQVMFVSSSDENISVGVPYGWRIATPSQGDIASYQTMLTTVQNIASLATGFNTATSKVGEGDVSFIESESETSDDKDQNLDLNIEDSPATDSEGFFRHGVFIMSRKQLEDALKRGRGVVRTRFPPEPSGPLHIGHAKALHVNFSVAENYNGECILRFDDTNPTTARRDHCNNCMEMIEWLGYKPTKISFTSDYFDVLFQYAIVMITKGKGYVCHLESVTSPIKTKSFMVSPWRNRSIKDNLREFYKMREGGYADGQAVLKMKVSTRSGIIDPVAYRIVSREHYKTGTRWSVYPTYDFSHPIVDSLEAIAVSLCTFEFVGRRPLYDWVQNILNLPRVCQREQRRLEIPFTVTSKRQLNNLVGKFFDDFDDPRLVTLAGLRRRGIPPSAIRKFVSAGKHEYNQLLDITRKVLLPVCPHRQVVLQPLLCNVVNYDELTAAANENPLVARVREFGYDLHKTSRDVYITRQIYINTFDFNEDDEASRYCLTPSSSVHLYSTDYVMRVMRLNYSHDKVIELDVVLDKVLVKNRQMKVLTWVCNPVQIKVNLIEYKFLEPKNEPVPIKSATALAEPSLVSEVNIGSNFTYGQTYQAERFAFITLDPSSVPNDYIFNITCFLHIHDNLQKSVLNVFQ; encoded by the exons ACGGTGACGAGTTTATTGGTGATAAAGATGCCGGCTCCATCTCAACGCAGACACACAGCAAAGATTACTTGAGTGGTGAGGCTACAAGCCAAGTCCTTCCACATGCAGAGAGTGGCGAGCATGCGAGTGGTGAAGATGCTCACCACACCCCTCCGTGTACAAACGACAACCAACGTGTGAATAATGAAGAAACAGACCCCATCCTTCAGTGTAATGACCGGGGTGAACATATGACTGACACGTATCATAGTCATCCAAGTACAGGTGGTGACGAACATGGCTGCCAAGTGATGTTTGTCTCCAGCAGTGATGAGAATATCAGCGTCGGAGTGCCATACGGCTGGAGAATAGCGACCCCGTCACAAGGCGACATTGCTTCCTATCAGACCATGTTGACAACTGTTCAAAATATAGCATCACTTGCTACGGGCTTCAACACCGCAACCTCTAAAGTGGGCGAAGGCGACGTATCCTTCATTG AAAGTGAATCTGAGACAAGCGACGATAAAGATCAAAATCTAGACTTGAACATCGAAGATTCACCAGCCACCGACAGTGAAGGATTTTTCCGCCACGGAGTGTTTATAATGAGTAGGAAGCAACTGGAAGACGCTCTGAAGAGGGGTAGAGGAGTGGTGCGGACTCGGTTTCCTCCAGAACCAAGTGGCCCTTTGCATATCGGCCATGCCAAGGCTCTCCATGTCAACTTTAGTGTTGCTGAAAACTACAATGGCGAGTGTATACTGAGATTTGATGACACTAATCCAACCACGGCTCGTAGAGATCATTGTAATAATTGTATGGAAATGATTGAATGGTTGGGATATAAACCGACCAAAATTTCATTTACATCTGATTATTTTGACGTCTTATTTCAGTATGCCATAGTAATGATTACCAAGGGTAAAGGTTATGTCTGCCATCTTGAATCAGTTACCTCGCCTATCAAAACTAAAAGTTTTATGGTATCACCCTGGCGAAACCGTTCTATAAAAGATAATCTAAGAGAATTTTATAAAATGCGTGAAGGAGGCTACGCGGATGGGCAGGCAGTGCTGAAGATGAAGGTGAGCACACGTTCAGGAATTATAGATCCTGTAGCTTACAGAATCGTCTCTCGGGAACACTACAAGACAGGAACACGATGGTCCGTGTACCCAACTTACGACTTTTCGCATCCTATCGTAGACTCCCTGGAAGCTATCGCTGTGTCACTGTGCACATTTGAGTTTGTAGGTCGCCGTCCCTTATATGATTGGGTGCAAAATATTCTTAACCTGCCGAGAGTTTGTCAAAGGGAACAACGAAGACTAGAAATACCATTTACCGTTACGTCTAAGAGGCAACTAAATAATCTTGTAGGAAAGTTCTTTGATGATTTTGATGACCCTCGTTTGGTTACTCTGGCTGGTTTACGCCGGCGTGGAATTCCACCTTCGGCAATTCGTAAGTTTGTGTCTGCAGGTAAACACGAGTACAACCAGCTGCTGGACATTACACGAaaagttctgctgcccgtgtgtcCTCACCGGCAGGTGGTGCTTCAACCCCTTCTCTGCAACGTTGTTAATTATGATGAACTGACAGCAGCAGCAAATGAAAATCCACTCGTTGCCAGAGTTCGAGAGTTTGGCTATGACCTTCACAAAACAAGCAGAGATGTTTATATAACACGTCAAATCTATATAAACACGTTCGACTTTAACGAAGACGACGAAGCTAGCAGGTACTGCTTGACGCCATCTTCAAGTGTGCATCTCTACAGTACAGACTATGTCATGCGAGTCATGCGCCTCAACTATTCACATGATAAAGTCATTGAACTTGATGTTGTCCTCGACAAAGTTTTGGTCAAGAACCGTCAAATGAAAGTGTTAACATGGGTATGTAATCCTGTTCAAATTAAGGTAAACCTAATTGAATATAAATTTCTAGAGCCTAAAAATGAGCCGGTTCCCATAAAGTCAGCTACAGCACTAGCAGAGCCTAGTCTAGTCTCTGAGGTGAATATAGGCTCAAACTTTACATATGGGCAAACGTATCAAGCTGAACGGTTTGCTTTCATCACATTGGACCCATCATCAGTTCCTAATGATTACATCTTCAATATAACCTGCTTTCTTCATATTCACGACAATTTGCAAAAGTCTGTGTTGAATGTGTTTCAGTGA
- the LOC123765614 gene encoding glutamine--tRNA ligase isoform X1 produces MSSDQQMAHSDQRSSPTSDPRLHTTVITTLPCGTDGDEFIGDKDAGSISTQTHSKDYLSGEATSQVLPHAESGEHASGEDAHHTPPCTNDNQRVNNEETDPILQCNDRGEHMTDTYHSHPSTGGDEHGCQVMFVSSSDENISVGVPYGWRIATPSQGDIASYQTMLTTVQNIASLATGFNTATSKVGEGDVSFIESESETSDDKDQNLDLNIEDSPATDSEGFFRHGVFIMSRKQLEDALKRGRGVVRTRFPPEPSGPLHIGHAKALHVNFSVAENYNGECILRFDDTNPTTARRDHCNNCMEMIEWLGYKPTKISFTSDYFDVLFQYAIVMITKGKGYVCHLESVTSPIKTKSFMVSPWRNRSIKDNLREFYKMREGGYADGQAVLKMKVSTRSGIIDPVAYRIVSREHYKTGTRWSVYPTYDFSHPIVDSLEAIAVSLCTFEFVGRRPLYDWVQNILNLPRVCQREQRRLEIPFTVTSKRQLNNLVGKFFDDFDDPRLVTLAGLRRRGIPPSAIRKFVSAGKHEYNQLLDITRKVLLPVCPHRQVVLQPLLCNVVNYDELTAAANENPLVARVREFGYDLHKTSRDVYITRQIYINTFDFNEDDEASRYCLTPSSSVHLYSTDYVMRVMRLNYSHDKVIELDVVLDKVLVKNRQMKVLTWVCNPVQIKVNLIEYKFLEPKNEPVPIKSATALAEPSLVSEVNIGSNFTYGQTYQAERFAFITLDPSSVPNDYIFNITCFLHIHDNLQKSVLNVFQ; encoded by the exons ACGGTGACGAGTTTATTGGTGATAAAGATGCCGGCTCCATCTCAACGCAGACACACAGCAAAGATTACTTGAGTGGTGAGGCTACAAGCCAAGTCCTTCCACATGCAGAGAGTGGCGAGCATGCGAGTGGTGAAGATGCTCACCACACCCCTCCGTGTACAAACGACAACCAACGTGTGAATAATGAAGAAACAGACCCCATCCTTCAGTGTAATGACCGGGGTGAACATATGACTGACACGTATCATAGTCATCCAAGTACAGGTGGTGACGAACATGGCTGCCAAGTGATGTTTGTCTCCAGCAGTGATGAGAATATCAGCGTCGGAGTGCCATACGGCTGGAGAATAGCGACCCCGTCACAAGGCGACATTGCTTCCTATCAGACCATGTTGACAACTGTTCAAAATATAGCATCACTTGCTACGGGCTTCAACACCGCAACCTCTAAAGTGGGCGAAGGCGACGTATCCTTCATTG AAAGTGAATCTGAGACAAGCGACGATAAAGATCAAAATCTAGACTTGAACATCGAAGATTCACCAGCCACCGACAGTGAAGGATTTTTCCGCCACGGAGTGTTTATAATGAGTAGGAAGCAACTGGAAGACGCTCTGAAGAGGGGTAGAGGAGTGGTGCGGACTCGGTTTCCTCCAGAACCAAGTGGCCCTTTGCATATCGGCCATGCCAAGGCTCTCCATGTCAACTTTAGTGTTGCTGAAAACTACAATGGCGAGTGTATACTGAGATTTGATGACACTAATCCAACCACGGCTCGTAGAGATCATTGTAATAATTGTATGGAAATGATTGAATGGTTGGGATATAAACCGACCAAAATTTCATTTACATCTGATTATTTTGACGTCTTATTTCAGTATGCCATAGTAATGATTACCAAGGGTAAAGGTTATGTCTGCCATCTTGAATCAGTTACCTCGCCTATCAAAACTAAAAGTTTTATGGTATCACCCTGGCGAAACCGTTCTATAAAAGATAATCTAAGAGAATTTTATAAAATGCGTGAAGGAGGCTACGCGGATGGGCAGGCAGTGCTGAAGATGAAGGTGAGCACACGTTCAGGAATTATAGATCCTGTAGCTTACAGAATCGTCTCTCGGGAACACTACAAGACAGGAACACGATGGTCCGTGTACCCAACTTACGACTTTTCGCATCCTATCGTAGACTCCCTGGAAGCTATCGCTGTGTCACTGTGCACATTTGAGTTTGTAGGTCGCCGTCCCTTATATGATTGGGTGCAAAATATTCTTAACCTGCCGAGAGTTTGTCAAAGGGAACAACGAAGACTAGAAATACCATTTACCGTTACGTCTAAGAGGCAACTAAATAATCTTGTAGGAAAGTTCTTTGATGATTTTGATGACCCTCGTTTGGTTACTCTGGCTGGTTTACGCCGGCGTGGAATTCCACCTTCGGCAATTCGTAAGTTTGTGTCTGCAGGTAAACACGAGTACAACCAGCTGCTGGACATTACACGAaaagttctgctgcccgtgtgtcCTCACCGGCAGGTGGTGCTTCAACCCCTTCTCTGCAACGTTGTTAATTATGATGAACTGACAGCAGCAGCAAATGAAAATCCACTCGTTGCCAGAGTTCGAGAGTTTGGCTATGACCTTCACAAAACAAGCAGAGATGTTTATATAACACGTCAAATCTATATAAACACGTTCGACTTTAACGAAGACGACGAAGCTAGCAGGTACTGCTTGACGCCATCTTCAAGTGTGCATCTCTACAGTACAGACTATGTCATGCGAGTCATGCGCCTCAACTATTCACATGATAAAGTCATTGAACTTGATGTTGTCCTCGACAAAGTTTTGGTCAAGAACCGTCAAATGAAAGTGTTAACATGGGTATGTAATCCTGTTCAAATTAAGGTAAACCTAATTGAATATAAATTTCTAGAGCCTAAAAATGAGCCGGTTCCCATAAAGTCAGCTACAGCACTAGCAGAGCCTAGTCTAGTCTCTGAGGTGAATATAGGCTCAAACTTTACATATGGGCAAACGTATCAAGCTGAACGGTTTGCTTTCATCACATTGGACCCATCATCAGTTCCTAATGATTACATCTTCAATATAACCTGCTTTCTTCATATTCACGACAATTTGCAAAAGTCTGTGTTGAATGTGTTTCAGTGA